The following proteins are co-located in the Eleginops maclovinus isolate JMC-PN-2008 ecotype Puerto Natales chromosome 1, JC_Emac_rtc_rv5, whole genome shotgun sequence genome:
- the LOC134861770 gene encoding uncharacterized protein LOC134861770 isoform X5 has translation MVLRSFPGIFTRGRGKRRFPTASPVPAKRSKPLDVVFYLLPKQCEKTPKEQEQLVHMRAGLGRRTARLDESTTHEELCDALKVLFPKLGTVTGGWLLCRSSGGWGSRLSLVAPDDTGYTGMMLKSGTRGAKNLLIAPIQEELSTNPLPLTDEAFNNMPKAACQKCEVAVPLPLLIEHIKTCNVIDVDSEDNLANVDISLPEERKSDMQECPVCTNMFPTDFIEVHASSCVERAGKEVMHESTVIEEEQAAMPGPSRSSAAVEDGWLTVSDPTKAISQCAESFRRIHEAKSPLLLSMDIRESPAEQDMALVSFYKRPNVEWGRPLNCRLEGDTAIGHGVTRFFFSTCMEKLRPGFASILLEGGSTLSDKDKQSVQDLAYAWDLPSLTDNNRRWLFEKLLIHAVIGRVTRQIKQLRRGIKETPMWTLVTQRPDTVALLFPKDTAGNVSAEVLLQRITWPREDDNDDEDCSVETKCRMSGYLRQFIANATPTELTNLVKFWTGWEVLQLSLSLEVVEGRYLTASTCFETLRIPGHYKDYMSFKHDILACICTCHTGFGLV, from the exons ATGGTGCTTCG GTCCTTTCCAGGTATTTTCACCAGGGGCAGAGGGAAGAGGCGCTTTCCCACAGCAAGTCCTGTTCCTGCCAAGAGATCTAAACCATTGGATGTGGTTTTCTATTTGTTGCCAAAGCAATgtgaaaaaaccccaaaagagcAGGAACAATTAGTCCATATGCGTGCAGGACTGGGCCGTAGGACTGCTCGTTTAGATGAAAGCACAACACATGAAGAG TTATGTGATGCCCTCAAAGTTTTATTCCCAAAATTGGGAACAGTTACTGGTGGATGGCTGCTATGCAGATCTTCAG GTGGATGGGGTAGCCGACTGTCTCTTGTGGCTCCCGATGATACTGGCTATACAGGCATGATGTTGAAGTCTGGAACTCGTGGGGCTAAAAATCTACTCATAGCCCCAATTCAAGAAGAACTGAGTACAAATCCCCTACCACTAACTGATGAAGCATTCAACAACATGCCAAAAGCCGCATGCCAGAAGTGTGAAGTTGCTGTTCCCCTTCCGCTCCTGATAGAACACATCAAGACTTGTAATGTCATAGATGTTGACAGTGAAGATAACCTGGCTAATGTGGATATCAGTCTGCctgaagagagaaaat CAGATATGCAGGAATGTCCTGTCTGCACAAATATGTTTCCTACTGATTTCATCGAGGTACATGCTTCCTCATGTGTTGAAAG GGCAGGAAAAGAGGTGATGCATGAAAGCACTGTAATTGAGGAAGAGCAAGCAGCAATGCCTGGACCATCCAGAAGTTCTGCAGCTGTTGAAGATG GCTGGTTAACTGTCAGTGACCCCACCAAGGCCATATCTCAGTGTGCTGAAAGTTTTCGACGTATTCATGAAGCAAAGAGTCCCTTACTTCTCAGCATGGACATAAGAGAAAGCCCTGCTGAGCAGGACATGGCACTTGTCTCCTTCTATAAGCGACCTAATGTGGAGTGGGGACGACCCCTGAATTGCAGACTTGAAG GAGATACTGCTATTGGACATGGTGTAACTAGGTTCTTTTTCTCCACATGCATGGAGAAGCTGAGGCCAGGCTTTGCATCAATTTTG CTTGAGGGGGGATCCACACTGTCAGATAAGGATAAACAAAGTGTCCAGGACTTGGCCTATGCGTGGGACCTCCCTTCCCTAACTGACAACAACAGGAGGTGGCTTTTTGAAAAGCTATTGATACACGCA GTAATAGGACGTGTCACGAGGCAAATTAAGCAGCTGAGGCGAGGTATTAAAGAAACCCCTATGTGGACACTGGTGACCCAAAGACCTGACACAGTGGCCTTGCTTTTTCCTAAAGACACGGCGGGGAATGTCAGCGCTGAG GTACTTCTTCAGCGCATCACATGGCCTCGTGAGGATGACAACGATGATGAGGACTGTTCAGTTGAAACCAAATGCCGCATGTCAGGGTATCTACGACAGTTCATAGCTAATG CAACACCAACTGAATTGACCAACCTGGTCAAATTCTGGACCGGATGGGAGGTCCTACAACTGAGCCTCTCTCTGGAAGTCGTCGAGGGAAGATACCTAACAGCCTCCACCTGCTTTGAGACCTTGCGCATCCCAGGGCATTACAAGGACTACATGTCTTTTAAACATGACATCCTGGCATGTATTTGCACTTGCCATACAGGATTTGGTCTTGTCTGA
- the LOC134861770 gene encoding uncharacterized protein LOC134861770 isoform X8, whose amino-acid sequence MAAMQIFSGWGSRLSLVAPDDTGYTGMMLKSGTRGAKNLLIAPIQEELSTNPLPLTDEAFNNMPKAACQKCEVAVPLPLLIEHIKTCNVIDVDSEDNLANVDISLPEERKSDMQECPVCTNMFPTDFIEVHASSCVERAGKEVMHESTVIEEEQAAMPGPSRSSAAVEDGWLTVSDPTKAISQCAESFRRIHEAKSPLLLSMDIRESPAEQDMALVSFYKRPNVEWGRPLNCRLEGDTAIGHGVTRFFFSTCMEKLRPGFASILLEGGSTLSDKDKQSVQDLAYAWDLPSLTDNNRRWLFEKLLIHAVIGRVTRQIKQLRRGIKETPMWTLVTQRPDTVALLFPKDTAGNVSAEVLLQRITWPREDDNDDEDCSVETKCRMSGYLRQFIANATPTELTNLVKFWTGWEVLQLSLSLEVVEGRYLTASTCFETLRIPGHYKDYMSFKHDILACICTCHTGFGLV is encoded by the exons ATGGCTGCTATGCAGATCTTCAG TGGATGGGGTAGCCGACTGTCTCTTGTGGCTCCCGATGATACTGGCTATACAGGCATGATGTTGAAGTCTGGAACTCGTGGGGCTAAAAATCTACTCATAGCCCCAATTCAAGAAGAACTGAGTACAAATCCCCTACCACTAACTGATGAAGCATTCAACAACATGCCAAAAGCCGCATGCCAGAAGTGTGAAGTTGCTGTTCCCCTTCCGCTCCTGATAGAACACATCAAGACTTGTAATGTCATAGATGTTGACAGTGAAGATAACCTGGCTAATGTGGATATCAGTCTGCctgaagagagaaaat CAGATATGCAGGAATGTCCTGTCTGCACAAATATGTTTCCTACTGATTTCATCGAGGTACATGCTTCCTCATGTGTTGAAAG GGCAGGAAAAGAGGTGATGCATGAAAGCACTGTAATTGAGGAAGAGCAAGCAGCAATGCCTGGACCATCCAGAAGTTCTGCAGCTGTTGAAGATG GCTGGTTAACTGTCAGTGACCCCACCAAGGCCATATCTCAGTGTGCTGAAAGTTTTCGACGTATTCATGAAGCAAAGAGTCCCTTACTTCTCAGCATGGACATAAGAGAAAGCCCTGCTGAGCAGGACATGGCACTTGTCTCCTTCTATAAGCGACCTAATGTGGAGTGGGGACGACCCCTGAATTGCAGACTTGAAG GAGATACTGCTATTGGACATGGTGTAACTAGGTTCTTTTTCTCCACATGCATGGAGAAGCTGAGGCCAGGCTTTGCATCAATTTTG CTTGAGGGGGGATCCACACTGTCAGATAAGGATAAACAAAGTGTCCAGGACTTGGCCTATGCGTGGGACCTCCCTTCCCTAACTGACAACAACAGGAGGTGGCTTTTTGAAAAGCTATTGATACACGCA GTAATAGGACGTGTCACGAGGCAAATTAAGCAGCTGAGGCGAGGTATTAAAGAAACCCCTATGTGGACACTGGTGACCCAAAGACCTGACACAGTGGCCTTGCTTTTTCCTAAAGACACGGCGGGGAATGTCAGCGCTGAG GTACTTCTTCAGCGCATCACATGGCCTCGTGAGGATGACAACGATGATGAGGACTGTTCAGTTGAAACCAAATGCCGCATGTCAGGGTATCTACGACAGTTCATAGCTAATG CAACACCAACTGAATTGACCAACCTGGTCAAATTCTGGACCGGATGGGAGGTCCTACAACTGAGCCTCTCTCTGGAAGTCGTCGAGGGAAGATACCTAACAGCCTCCACCTGCTTTGAGACCTTGCGCATCCCAGGGCATTACAAGGACTACATGTCTTTTAAACATGACATCCTGGCATGTATTTGCACTTGCCATACAGGATTTGGTCTTGTCTGA